The proteins below are encoded in one region of Ricinus communis isolate WT05 ecotype wild-type chromosome 6, ASM1957865v1, whole genome shotgun sequence:
- the LOC8281981 gene encoding uncharacterized protein LOC8281981, translating into MYDRFYIMHMQDRPLYFSNITHHASVTQCLGSITGGVWYLGLAKPSVLDSKERKEEDCNNDILQSPCGHFYVPPAVDEVRIFRISGPKFVKLEKGTWHAGPLFKGDSMDFYNLELNNTNVVDHTKHDFKEQNGVVFLVEE; encoded by the exons ATGTATGACAGGTTCTACATTATGCACATGCAGGACAGGCCGCTTTACTTCTCGAATATTACTCATCATGCGAGTGTGACTCAGTGCCTTGGATCGATCACAGGTGGAGTTTGGTATCTGGGTTTGGCTAAGCCATCAGTTCTGGATtcaaaggaaaggaaagaagaagattgtAATAATGATATTCTACAGTCACCTTGTGGCCATTTCTATGTGCCTCCTGCTGTAGATGAGGTTcgaatttttagaatttctgGGCCCAAGTTTGTTAAGCTTGAGAAGGGAACTTGGCATGCAGGGCCTTTGTTTAAAGGGGATTCAATGGATTTCTACAATTTGGAATTGAACAATACCAAT GTAGTGGACCACACAAAACATGACTTCAAGGAGCAAAATGGGGTTGTGTTTTTAGTGGAGGAGTAA
- the LOC8263361 gene encoding pentatricopeptide repeat-containing protein At2g16880 encodes MESKTTETPNQQKNVAEESQLLKTLTRILTSEDGNTLEKLKPYTAHLSAKPNLLISVLSSNSLSNKPNTLLSFFKWSQTHLSVTSLSPLPLISLLSPLLSHHKFSDAKSLLTAFISADRTHLLHHHLLHSPFKKVQSLRVILDTSIGAYVACNRPHHAAQIFNRMKRLHLKPNLLTCNTLINALVRYPSKPSVYLSKAIFSDVIKLGVKVNTNTFNILIYGCCIENKLSEAIGLIGKMKDFSCFPDNVSYNTILDVLCKKGKLNEARDLLLDMKNNGLLPNRNTFNILVSGYCKLGWLKEAAQVIDLMAQNNVLPDVWTYNMLIGGLCKDGKIDEAFRLKDEMENLKLLPDVVTYNTLINGCFDCSSSLKGFELIDKMEGKGVKPNAVTYNVVVKWYVKEGKMDNAGNELRKMEESGFSPDCVTFNTLINGYCKAGRLSEAFRMMDEMSRKGLKMNSVTLNTILHTLCGERKLDDAYKLLSSASKRGYFVDEVSYGTLIMGYFKDGKSVEAMKLWDEMKEKEIIPSIITYNTMIGGLCHSGKTDQSIDKLNELLESGLVPDETTYNTIILGYCREGQVEKAFQFHNKMVKKSFKPDLFTCNILLRGLCTEGMLDKALKLFNTWISKGKAIDAVTYNTIISGLCKEDRFEEAFDLLAEMEEKKLGPDCYTYNAILSALADAGRMKEAEEFMSRIVEQGKLQDQTISLNKRKIESSSETSQESDPNSVTFSEQINELCTQGKYKDAMHMVQESTQKGITLHKSTYISLMEGLIKRRKSISRSCLSR; translated from the coding sequence ATGGAATCAAAAACCACTGAGACTCCGAATCAACAGAAAAATGTTGCAGAAGAATCGCAACTTCTTAAAACCCTAACGAGAATCCTAACTTCAGAGGATGGGAACACACTTGAAAAGCTAAAACCCTACACAGCCCATCTCTCTGCGAAACCCAATCTTCTCATCTCAGTTCTCTCATCAAACTCACTCTCCAACAAACCTAACACCCTCTTATCATTCTTTAAATGGTCACAGACCCATCTCTCAGTCACCTCTCTCTCACCTCTCCCTCTCATTTCCCTTCTCTCTCCTCTTCTCTCTCACCATAAATTCTCCGATGCCAAGTCACTCCTCACTGCCTTTATCTCCGCCGACAGGACACATCTTCTCCACCACCACCTCCTCCACTCTCCGTTCAAAAAGGTTCAATCTTTAAGGGTGATTCTTGATACCTCAATTGGTGCGTACGTGGCATGTAATAGACCCCATCATGCTGCTCAAATTTTCAATAGAATGAAAAGGTTACATCTTAAGCCTAATTTGCTTACTTGTAATACTCTTATCAACGCTTTAGTTAGATACCCTTCTAAACCTTCTGTTTATTTGTCTAAAGCCATTTTTAGTGATGTTATTAAGTTAGGTGTTAAGGTTAAtactaatacttttaatattttgatttatggtTGTTGTATTGAGAATAAGTTATCTGAGGCCATTGGGTTAATTGGGAAAATGAAGGATTTTAGTTGTTTCCCTGATAATGTTAGTTATAATACGATTTTGGATGTTCTATGTAAGAAAGGCAAGCTAAATGAGGCTAGGGATTTGTTGTTAGATATGAAAAACAATGGGTTGTTGCCGAATAggaatacttttaatattttggttTCGGGGTATTGTAAGTTAGGTTGGTTAAAGGAGGCTGCACAGGTGATTGATTTAATGGCACAGAATAATGTCTTGCCAGATGTTTGGACTTATAATATGTTGATTGGTGGGCTGTGTAAAGATGGGAAGATTGATGAGGCTTTTAGGTTGAAAGATGAGATGGAGAATTTGAAGTTATTGCCTGATGTTGTTACGTATAATACATTGATCAATGGGTGTTTTGACTGTAGTAGTAGTTTAAAGGGTTTTGAATTGATTGACAAGATGGAAGGGAAGGGAGTGAAGCCTAATGCAGTTACTTATAATGTAGTGGTTAAGTGGTATGTAAAGGAAGGGAAGATGGATAATGCTGGAAATGAACTTAGGAAGATGGAAGAAAGTGGTTTTTCACCTGATTGTGTTACATTTAATACTTTGATCAATGGATATTGTAAAGCTGGGAGGCTGAGTGAGGCATTCAGGATGATGGATGAAATGAGTAGGAAAGGCTTGAAGATGAACAGTGTGACTCTTAATACGATTCTTCATACTCTTTGCGGAGAGAGGAAACTTGATGATGCATACAAGTTGCTCTCTAGTGCTAGTAAACGAGGATATTTTGTGGATGAAGTTAGCTATGGCACTTTGATCATGGGATATTTTAAAGATGGAAAGTCAGTTGAAGCGATGAAGCTTTGGGATGAGATGAAGGAGAAAGAGATCATTCCAAGCATCATTACATATAACACTATGATTGGAGGGTTATGCCATTCTGGAAAAACTGATCAATCCATTGACAAGTTGAATGAGCTTCTAGAGAGTGGCTTGGTCCCTGACGAAACCACATATAATACAATTATTCTTGGATATTGCCGAGAGGGGCAAGTTGAGAAAGCTTTTCAGTTTCATAACAAAATGGTTAAGAAGTCATTTAAACCAGATCTGTTTACTTGTAATATTCTTCTTCGGGGGCTTTGTACAGAAGGTATGCTTGATAAGGCTCTTAAGCTCTTCAACACATGGATTTCAAAGGGAAAAGCTATTGATGCTGTTACCTACAACACGATAATATCAGGCCTTTGCAAAGAAGACAGATTTGAAGAAGCCTTTGATCTTCTTGCagaaatggaagaaaagaAGTTAGGGCCTGATTGTTATACATATAATGCAATTCTTAGTGCACTTGCTGATGCAGGTAGAATGAAGGAGGCTGAGGAGTTCATGTCAAGAATAGTCGAACAGGGAAAATTGCAGGATCAGACcatatcattaaataaaaggaaaatagaGAGTAGTAGTGAAACTTCTCAAGAATCTGATCCAAATTCTGTTACATTTTCTGAACAGATTAATGAGCTGTGTACACAAGGGAAATACAAGGATGCAATGCATATGGTTCAAGAATCAACACAGAAGGGCATCACTTTACATAAATCTACCTATATTAGTTTAATGGAGGGACTTATTAAGAGGCGAAAAAGCATATCAAGATCCTGTTTATCGCGGTGA
- the LOC8263362 gene encoding uncharacterized protein LOC8263362 isoform X3 — protein MAETVVNLKPIEATPESFKEYGQVIEPSPDGDEFGPQDAQLDLTQGIPRPLYFSNITHHASVTQCLGSITGGVWYLGLAKPSVLDSKEKKEEDCDNDILQSPCGHFYVSPAVDEVRIFRISGPKFVKLEKGTWHAGPLFKGDSMDFYNLELNNTNVSLIFHFHFSLSQVVDFLLLHSVLV, from the exons ATGGCGGAGACGGTAGTGAACCTGAAACCAATCGAAGCCACACCCGAAAGCTTCAAAGAATACGGCCAGGTGATAGAACCATCACCAGATGGTGATGAATTCGGTCCTCAAGATGCCCAGTTGGATCTTACCCAAGGAATTCCCAG GCCGCTTTACTTCTCGAATATTACTCATCATGCGAGTGTGACTCAGTGCCTTGGATCGATCACAGGTGGAGTTTGGTATCTGGGTTTGGCTAAGCCATCAGTTCTGGAttcaaaggaaaagaaagaagaagattgtGATAATGATATTCTGCAGTCACCTTGTGGCCATTTCTATGTGTCTCCTGCTGTAGATGAGGTTcgaatttttagaatttctgGGCCCAAGTTTGTTAAGCTTGAGAAGGGAACTTGGCATGCAGGGCCTTTGTTTAAAGGGGATTCAATGGATTTCTACAATTTGGAATTGAACAATACCAATGTGAgcttaatttttcattttcatttttctctgTCTCAGGTTGTTGATTTTCTTCTCTTGCATTCAGTTTTAGTGTAG
- the LOC8263362 gene encoding uncharacterized protein LOC8263362 isoform X2, which produces MAETVVNLKPIEATPESFKEYGQVIEPSPDGDEFGPQDAQLDLTQGIPRFYIMHLQDRPLYFSNITHHASVTQCLGSITGGVWYLGLAKPSVLDSKEKKEEDCDNDILQSPCGHFYVSPAVDEVRIFRISGPKFVKLEKGTWHAGPLFKGDSMDFYNLELNNTNVVDHTKHDFKEQNGVVFLVEE; this is translated from the exons ATGGCGGAGACGGTAGTGAACCTGAAACCAATCGAAGCCACACCCGAAAGCTTCAAAGAATACGGCCAGGTGATAGAACCATCACCAGATGGTGATGAATTCGGTCCTCAAGATGCCCAGTTGGATCTTACCCAAGGAATTCCCAG GTTCTACATTATGCACCTGCAGGACAGGCCGCTTTACTTCTCGAATATTACTCATCATGCGAGTGTGACTCAGTGCCTTGGATCGATCACAGGTGGAGTTTGGTATCTGGGTTTGGCTAAGCCATCAGTTCTGGAttcaaaggaaaagaaagaagaagattgtGATAATGATATTCTGCAGTCACCTTGTGGCCATTTCTATGTGTCTCCTGCTGTAGATGAGGTTcgaatttttagaatttctgGGCCCAAGTTTGTTAAGCTTGAGAAGGGAACTTGGCATGCAGGGCCTTTGTTTAAAGGGGATTCAATGGATTTCTACAATTTGGAATTGAACAATACCAAT GTAGTGGACCACACAAAACATGACTTCAAGGAGCAAAATGGGGTTGTGTTTTTAGTGGAGGAGTAA
- the LOC8263362 gene encoding uncharacterized protein LOC8263362 isoform X1 → MAETVVNLKPIEATPESFKEYGQVIEPSPDGDEFGPQDAQLDLTQGIPRFYIMHLQDRPLYFSNITHHASVTQCLGSITGGVWYLGLAKPSVLDSKEKKEEDCDNDILQSPCGHFYVSPAVDEVRIFRISGPKFVKLEKGTWHAGPLFKGDSMDFYNLELNNTNVSLIFHFHFSLSQVVDFLLLHSVLV, encoded by the exons ATGGCGGAGACGGTAGTGAACCTGAAACCAATCGAAGCCACACCCGAAAGCTTCAAAGAATACGGCCAGGTGATAGAACCATCACCAGATGGTGATGAATTCGGTCCTCAAGATGCCCAGTTGGATCTTACCCAAGGAATTCCCAG GTTCTACATTATGCACCTGCAGGACAGGCCGCTTTACTTCTCGAATATTACTCATCATGCGAGTGTGACTCAGTGCCTTGGATCGATCACAGGTGGAGTTTGGTATCTGGGTTTGGCTAAGCCATCAGTTCTGGAttcaaaggaaaagaaagaagaagattgtGATAATGATATTCTGCAGTCACCTTGTGGCCATTTCTATGTGTCTCCTGCTGTAGATGAGGTTcgaatttttagaatttctgGGCCCAAGTTTGTTAAGCTTGAGAAGGGAACTTGGCATGCAGGGCCTTTGTTTAAAGGGGATTCAATGGATTTCTACAATTTGGAATTGAACAATACCAATGTGAgcttaatttttcattttcatttttctctgTCTCAGGTTGTTGATTTTCTTCTCTTGCATTCAGTTTTAGTGTAG